A genomic segment from Ptychodera flava strain L36383 chromosome 19, AS_Pfla_20210202, whole genome shotgun sequence encodes:
- the LOC139118832 gene encoding ADP-ribosyl cyclase/cyclic ADP-ribose hydrolase-like, whose protein sequence is MNITAILVAVSLSLLSAETTWAHMENYRLHKMPLSLAYGKNDLSVNDFCPEKGTTRYLKEVFIGLCWEHQFIYNRQSCRTSELKNCTELWDLFHDAFAYQSPCNVTSEGYQPFIDESMQAVGINKTLFWSGTFNVAHVRTYDNRQYSALEDTLPGYIAQMVTWCGQEDYPGINYDTCDGECMDESKEAYWRTASAKFASLAEGKVTVMLNGSKERGAFRNTSFFARYELPYLNPEKVTVFNVLVIHSLDAPVIEKCGEGSLLELEKKLGEYKLRHNCRDDPEDIKHILCSASPGSRTCQDWKMLNCTCTAETSRTVIFTGDLVLPIITFFTIYNFVL, encoded by the exons atgaacatTACCGCAATCCTCGTTGCCGTGTCTCTCTCTCTACTGTCAGCTGAAACGACATGGGCACACATGGAGAATTACAGACTTCATAAAATGCCGCTGTCTTTGGCTTACGGTAAGAACGATCTTAGCGTGAATGATTTTTGTCCGGAGAAAGGAACCACACGGTACCTGAAGGAGGTTTTCATTGGTCTCTGCTGGGAACACCAGTTTATTTACAACAGGCAGTCGTGCAGAACAAG CGAATTGAAAAACTGCACAGAACTCTGGGACTTGTTCCATGACGCGTTTGCATATCAAAGCCCGTGTAATGTGACCAGTGAAGGGTATCAGCCTTTCATTGACGAGTCAATGCAAGCCGTAGGAATAAATAAG ACTTTGTTTTGGTCAGGAACATTCAATGTTGCCCATGTGCGCACGTATGACAACCGGCAGTACTCGGCACTGGAGGATACGTTGCCTGGGTATATCGCACAGATGGTGACGTGGTGTGGACAGGAAGATTACCCTGGAATAAATTATGATACATGTGACGGAGAATGCATGGATGAATCGAAAGAAGCATATTGGAGAACAGCTTCTGCCAAG TTTGCAAGTCTAGCTGAAGGTAAAGTTACAGTAATGTTGAATGGTTCCAAGGAAAGAGGGGCTTTCCGCAACACCAG TTTTTTCGCCAGGTATGAACTTCCTTATCTGAATCCGGAAAAGGTGACAGTATTCAATGTATTGGTCATTCATTCACTTGATGCCCCTGTGAT AGAAAAATGTGGTGAGGGATCGTTGTTAGAACTAGAAAAGAAATTGGGCGAATACAAGTTGCGACACAATTGTCGTGATGACCCTGA AGATATTAAACACATCTTGTGTTCCGCTAGCCCTGGGTCCCGAACTTGCCAGGATTGGAAAATGTTAAATTGTACATGTACTGCTGAGACAAGCCGAACAGTAATATTTACTGGAGATCTGGTGTTACCGATAATCACTTTCTTTACgatttacaattttgtattgtaa